A genomic window from Litoreibacter janthinus includes:
- the atpD gene encoding F0F1 ATP synthase subunit beta: MANAKGKITQVIGAVVDVQFGDHLPQILNAVTTQNQGKTLVLEVAQHLGENTVRTIAMDGTEGLVRGQEVIDTDGPIMVPVGNATLGRILNVVGEPVDEGEPVNAEEKRSIHQDAPAFVEQSTESTVLATGIKVIDLLAPYAKGGKIGLFGGAGVGKTVLIMELINNIAKVHSGFSVFAGVGERTREGNDLYHEMIESGVIVPDDLTKSKVALVYGQMNEPPGARMRVALTGLTLAEQFRDQSGTDVLFFVDNIFRFTQAGSEVSALLGRIPSAVGYQPTLATDMGQMQERITSTKAGSITSVQAVYVPADDLTDPAPATSFAHLDATTVLSRAISELGIYPAVDPLDSTSRLMDPSIVGEEHYKVARDVQGILQRYKSLQDIIAILGMDELSEEDKLTVARARKIQRFLSQPFDVAKVFTGSDGKQVPLEDTIASFKAVVAGEYDHLPEGAFYMVGGIDEVIAKAEKMAADAA, encoded by the coding sequence ATGGCCAATGCAAAAGGCAAGATTACACAGGTCATCGGCGCTGTTGTCGACGTCCAGTTCGGCGATCACCTGCCGCAGATCCTGAACGCTGTTACGACCCAAAACCAAGGCAAGACCCTGGTGCTGGAAGTGGCACAACACCTTGGCGAAAACACTGTTCGTACCATCGCTATGGACGGCACCGAAGGCCTCGTTCGTGGCCAGGAAGTGATCGACACCGATGGTCCGATCATGGTGCCAGTCGGTAACGCAACTCTGGGCCGCATCCTGAACGTTGTGGGCGAGCCAGTTGACGAAGGCGAACCTGTAAACGCCGAAGAAAAACGCTCCATCCACCAAGACGCCCCTGCGTTTGTTGAGCAATCCACGGAATCCACGGTGCTTGCCACAGGGATCAAAGTTATCGACCTGCTGGCACCTTATGCCAAGGGTGGTAAGATTGGTCTGTTCGGCGGTGCCGGCGTGGGCAAAACCGTTCTGATCATGGAACTGATCAACAACATCGCAAAAGTGCACTCGGGCTTTTCCGTGTTCGCCGGTGTGGGTGAGCGGACCCGTGAAGGTAACGACCTTTACCACGAGATGATTGAATCCGGCGTTATCGTCCCTGACGACCTGACCAAGTCCAAAGTGGCACTGGTTTACGGTCAGATGAACGAGCCTCCAGGTGCACGTATGCGTGTTGCTCTGACCGGTCTGACACTGGCCGAACAGTTCCGCGACCAATCCGGTACCGACGTTCTGTTCTTCGTGGACAACATCTTCCGCTTTACACAAGCGGGTTCCGAGGTGTCCGCGCTTCTGGGTCGTATCCCGTCCGCTGTGGGCTACCAGCCAACGCTGGCCACCGACATGGGCCAGATGCAGGAACGCATTACCTCTACGAAAGCCGGTTCGATTACCTCCGTGCAAGCCGTTTACGTGCCTGCGGATGACCTTACCGACCCTGCACCTGCAACCTCGTTTGCTCACCTTGATGCGACCACCGTTCTGTCGCGTGCGATCTCCGAGCTGGGTATCTACCCCGCTGTTGACCCACTCGACTCCACATCGCGTCTGATGGACCCTTCCATCGTTGGTGAAGAACACTACAAAGTGGCCCGTGACGTTCAGGGTATCCTGCAACGCTACAAGTCGCTGCAAGACATCATCGCCATCCTCGGCATGGACGAACTGTCCGAAGAGGACAAACTGACCGTGGCACGTGCGCGTAAGATCCAGCGCTTCCTGTCGCAGCCGTTTGACGTGGCGAAAGTGTTCACCGGCTCGGACGGCAAGCAGGTTCCGCTGGAAGACACTATCGCGTCCTTCAAAGCTGTTGTGGCTGGCGAGTATGATCACCTTCCAGAAGGCGCCTTCTACATGGTTGGCGGCATCGACGAAGTGATCGCCAAAGCCGAGAAAATGGCTGCTGACGCAGCTTAA
- a CDS encoding F0F1 ATP synthase subunit gamma, with protein sequence MPNLKDLKNRIESVKSTRKITKAMQMVAAAKLRRAQEAAEAGRPYAERFNAVMAQLASGVSGDSGPKLLVGNGSNQTHLLVVMTAERGLCGGFNGNIAKLARSAANKLLAEGKTVKILTVGKKGREALKRDFSAHFIGHVDLSGVKKLGYDDAAGIAQDLLTRFDAGEFDVAKIFYSSFQSVISQTPTEHQIIPADFSDVDTGEESTLYDYEPSEEGILTDLLPRAVATQIFSALLENGASEQGARMSAMDNATRNAGEMIDKLTIQYNRSRQAVITNELIEIISGAEAL encoded by the coding sequence ATGCCAAACCTCAAGGACCTTAAAAACCGGATCGAGTCGGTCAAATCGACCCGCAAGATCACCAAGGCGATGCAAATGGTCGCCGCCGCAAAACTGCGCCGTGCGCAGGAAGCGGCGGAGGCTGGTCGTCCTTACGCTGAACGGTTCAATGCCGTTATGGCGCAGTTGGCCAGTGGCGTTTCCGGCGACAGCGGCCCTAAGTTGCTGGTCGGGAACGGCTCCAACCAGACGCACCTGCTGGTCGTAATGACTGCAGAACGCGGCCTGTGCGGCGGCTTCAACGGCAACATCGCTAAACTGGCGCGTTCGGCTGCAAACAAACTGCTCGCTGAAGGCAAGACGGTGAAAATTCTCACCGTTGGCAAAAAAGGCCGAGAGGCGCTGAAACGTGATTTTAGCGCCCATTTCATCGGCCATGTGGACCTGTCAGGCGTGAAGAAGCTGGGCTATGACGATGCTGCTGGCATCGCTCAGGACTTGCTGACGCGCTTTGATGCTGGCGAATTTGACGTCGCGAAGATCTTCTATTCGAGCTTCCAGTCCGTCATCAGCCAGACCCCCACAGAGCACCAGATCATCCCAGCCGACTTCAGCGACGTTGATACCGGCGAGGAGAGCACGCTCTATGACTACGAGCCAAGCGAGGAAGGTATCTTGACCGACTTGCTGCCGCGCGCAGTTGCCACGCAAATCTTCTCGGCTCTGTTGGAAAACGGCGCTTCGGAGCAGGGTGCCCGGATGTCCGCTATGGACAACGCCACCCGCAACGCAGGCGAGATGATCGACAAACTGACAATCCAGTATAACCGCTCACGTCAGGCTGTGATCACCAACGAGCTTATTGAAATCATTTCGGGCGCTGAAGCGCTCTAG
- the atpA gene encoding F0F1 ATP synthase subunit alpha translates to MAIQAAEISAILKDQIKNFGKEVEVAEVGRVLSVGDGIARVYGLDNCQAGEMVEFPGGIQGMALNLESDNVGVVIFGSDRDIKEGDTVKRTNSIVDVPAGDELLGRVVDGLGNPLDGKGPIKTKNRAVADQKAPGIIPRKSVHEPMATGLKSVDAMIPVGRGQRELIIGDRQIGKTAIALDTILNQKSYNDAAGDDESKKLYCVYVAIGQKRSTVAQLVKKLEESGAIDYSIVVAATASDPAPMQFLAPYAATAMAEHFRDNGRHALIVYDDLTKQAVSYRQMSLLLRRPPGREAYPGDVFYLHSRLLERSCKLNEDNGSGSLTALPIIETQGGDVSAFIPTNVISITDGQIFLETELFYQGIRPAVNTGLSVSRVGSSAQTNSMKSVAGPVKLELAQYREMAAFAQFGSDLDAATQQLLNRGARLTELMKQPQYSPLTNAEIVCVIYAGTKGYLDKIAVSDVGRFEAGLLAHMRGKASDVLDFITKEDPKIKGEAEDKIKAAIDAFAADFA, encoded by the coding sequence ATGGCGATCCAAGCTGCAGAAATCTCTGCGATCCTGAAGGACCAGATCAAGAACTTCGGTAAAGAAGTTGAAGTGGCCGAAGTTGGCCGCGTGTTGAGCGTCGGCGATGGTATCGCCCGCGTGTACGGCCTCGACAATTGCCAGGCTGGCGAAATGGTCGAATTCCCCGGTGGTATTCAGGGTATGGCCCTGAACCTCGAGAGCGACAACGTCGGTGTGGTTATCTTCGGCTCCGACCGCGACATCAAAGAAGGCGACACCGTCAAGCGCACGAACTCCATCGTGGACGTTCCTGCCGGTGACGAATTGCTGGGTCGTGTTGTTGACGGTCTGGGCAACCCGCTGGACGGCAAGGGCCCGATCAAAACCAAAAACCGCGCAGTGGCTGACCAGAAAGCCCCCGGCATTATCCCACGCAAATCGGTTCACGAGCCAATGGCGACTGGTCTGAAATCCGTGGACGCCATGATCCCAGTTGGCCGTGGCCAGCGCGAATTGATCATCGGTGACCGTCAGATCGGTAAAACAGCGATCGCGCTCGACACGATCCTGAACCAGAAGTCTTACAACGACGCCGCCGGCGACGATGAAAGCAAGAAACTCTACTGCGTCTACGTTGCTATCGGTCAGAAGCGCTCCACTGTGGCGCAGCTGGTCAAGAAGCTCGAAGAATCCGGCGCGATCGACTATTCGATCGTAGTGGCTGCGACCGCATCCGACCCGGCTCCAATGCAGTTCTTGGCACCTTACGCCGCAACCGCGATGGCCGAGCACTTCCGTGACAACGGCCGCCACGCGCTGATCGTTTATGATGACTTGACCAAACAGGCTGTGTCTTACCGTCAGATGTCGCTGCTGCTGCGCCGCCCACCAGGGCGTGAAGCTTACCCTGGCGACGTTTTCTACCTTCACTCCCGCCTGTTGGAGCGGTCGTGCAAACTGAACGAAGACAACGGTTCCGGCTCCCTGACGGCTCTGCCGATCATTGAGACCCAAGGTGGCGACGTGTCCGCGTTTATTCCGACCAACGTGATTTCGATCACCGACGGTCAGATCTTCTTGGAAACAGAGCTGTTCTACCAAGGTATCCGTCCCGCGGTGAACACCGGTCTGTCGGTGTCTCGTGTGGGCTCCTCCGCTCAGACCAACTCGATGAAGTCTGTTGCCGGTCCGGTTAAGCTGGAATTGGCTCAGTATCGCGAGATGGCGGCCTTCGCTCAGTTCGGCTCCGATCTGGATGCAGCGACCCAGCAGCTGTTGAACCGTGGTGCGCGACTGACCGAGCTGATGAAACAGCCTCAGTATTCGCCACTGACCAACGCTGAAATCGTTTGCGTCATCTATGCAGGCACCAAAGGCTACCTCGACAAGATCGCCGTCTCCGACGTTGGTCGTTTCGAAGCTGGTCTGCTGGCCCACATGCGTGGCAAAGCATCCGACGTTCTGGACTTCATCACCAAAGAAGATCCCAAGATCAAAGGTGAAGCTGAAGACAAGATCAAAGCTGCTATCGACGCGTTCGCCGCAGACTTCGCATAA
- a CDS encoding F0F1 ATP synthase subunit delta — MDVSEPVSISTGIAGRYATAVFELAKEGKKLKALETDVDTLDAALAESADFRDLIASPLYSREQQANAVEAIAKKMKLSPVVANTLSLMAGKRRLFVLPQLVACLRGLIADENGEVTADVTAAKAMTKAQQDKLAKTLKEAVGKDVKIKMAVDESLIGGLIVKVGSKMIDTSIRSKLASLQNSMKEVG; from the coding sequence GTGGACGTGTCCGAACCAGTCTCGATCTCCACAGGCATCGCCGGACGCTATGCGACCGCCGTGTTTGAGTTGGCCAAAGAAGGCAAGAAGCTGAAGGCGTTGGAAACCGACGTCGACACTCTGGATGCCGCACTGGCCGAAAGTGCTGATTTCCGCGACCTGATCGCGTCGCCGCTGTATTCTCGTGAGCAGCAGGCGAACGCCGTCGAGGCAATCGCCAAGAAAATGAAACTTTCGCCAGTGGTGGCCAATACGCTGAGCCTGATGGCCGGCAAACGCCGCCTTTTCGTGTTGCCTCAGCTCGTCGCGTGTCTGCGCGGGTTGATCGCTGACGAAAATGGCGAAGTCACCGCTGACGTTACCGCCGCCAAGGCAATGACCAAGGCGCAACAAGACAAACTTGCCAAGACGCTGAAAGAGGCTGTTGGCAAAGATGTGAAAATCAAAATGGCCGTCGATGAAAGCCTCATTGGCGGTCTTATTGTAAAAGTGGGCTCCAAGATGATCGATACCTCGATCCGCTCGAAGCTCGCCTCCCTCCAGAATTCCATGAAAGAGGTCGGATAA
- a CDS encoding class I SAM-dependent methyltransferase produces the protein MHLDVQDLKKFYYRTGLGRVAQRAVRDQVRDFWPDTKGQTVVGYGFAAPLLRPFIGEARRVIALMPGPQGVMHWPAGQGNMSVLCEETLWPLQTGQADRLVLLHGLETSENPTALLEECFRVLGPGGRALFVVPNRAGLWSRRDATPFGFGRPYSLTQLEAQLKRHSFTPERHRAALFAPPSQRKVWLKWSSSLERIGGKVSSYFAGGVLIVEASKQVYAPKKKGLTVDVRAPLRVLEGAANPVAGRGVTQRIASAVSGDSAQKST, from the coding sequence ATGCATCTGGATGTTCAGGATCTGAAGAAGTTCTACTACCGCACAGGCCTTGGCCGTGTGGCGCAACGCGCGGTGCGTGATCAAGTGCGTGATTTTTGGCCCGACACCAAGGGGCAGACAGTTGTTGGGTATGGCTTTGCAGCGCCTTTGCTGCGCCCGTTTATTGGCGAAGCGCGCCGTGTGATCGCCCTAATGCCGGGGCCGCAAGGCGTCATGCACTGGCCAGCTGGGCAGGGTAATATGTCAGTGCTGTGCGAGGAAACTCTATGGCCCCTACAGACGGGGCAGGCGGATCGCTTGGTGCTTTTGCATGGGCTGGAGACGTCCGAGAACCCCACGGCGCTGCTGGAGGAATGCTTCAGGGTGTTGGGCCCCGGCGGGCGGGCGCTGTTTGTTGTCCCCAACCGTGCTGGGCTTTGGTCCCGCCGCGATGCCACGCCATTTGGGTTTGGCCGGCCTTACTCCTTGACCCAGCTTGAGGCGCAGCTGAAGCGCCATTCGTTTACGCCGGAGCGGCACCGCGCGGCGTTGTTCGCGCCACCCAGCCAGCGCAAGGTCTGGTTGAAGTGGTCCAGCAGCCTAGAACGCATCGGGGGCAAGGTGTCGTCGTATTTTGCCGGTGGTGTTTTGATCGTTGAGGCAAGCAAGCAGGTCTACGCGCCGAAGAAAAAGGGGCTCACCGTTGACGTGCGCGCGCCGCTTCGGGTCTTGGAAGGGGCCGCGAATCCTGTTGCAGGTCGTGGCGTCACGCAGCGGATAGCAAGCGCAGTTTCGGGTGACTCGGCGCAGAAAAGCACCTAA
- the clpA gene encoding ATP-dependent Clp protease ATP-binding subunit ClpA: MPSFSDTLEKAIHSALAQANTHRHELATLEHLLLALIDEPDAAKVMNACGVDLDILRSTLVEFIEDELSTLVTDVEGSEAVPTAAFQRVIQRAAIHVQSSGRTEVTGANVLVAIFAERESNAAFFLQEQDMTRYDAVNFIAHGVAKDPNFGEARPITGATDFDEDAASDANEVESDGKESALAKYCVDLNAKSMKGDVDPLIGRAEEVERCIQVLCRRRKNNPLLVGDPGVGKTAIAEGLAHKIVAGETPDVLAGATIYSLDMGALLAGTRYRGDFEERLKAVMTEMEEHPDAVLFIDEIHTVIGAGATSGGAMDASNLLKPALQGGKLRCMGSTTYKEFRQHFEKDRALSRRFQKIDVNEPSVDDAIKILKGLKPYFEEHHDIKYTTDAIKSAVELSARYIHDRKLPDKAIDVIDEAGAAQHLVSESKRRKTIGAKEIEAVVAKIARIPPKNVSKDDAAVLKDLEKALKRVVFGQDAAIEALSSAIKLARAGLREPEKPIGNYLFAGPTGVGKTEVAKQLASTLGVELLRFDMSEYMEKHAVSRLIGAPPGYVGFDQGGMLTDQVDQHPHCVLLLDEMEKAHPDVYNILLQVMDNGKLTDHNGRTVDFRNVILIMTSNAGAMEMSKSAIGFGRDRREGEDTAAIERTFTPEFRNRLDAVISFAPLGKQIITRVVEKFVLQLEAQLMDRNVTIELTPAAAEWLGDKGYDDKMGARPLGRVIQEHIKKPLAEELLFGKLAKGGVVKVGVKKGKIDLTILEPEAARITSKKKPPLLTAE, encoded by the coding sequence GTGCCGTCATTCTCTGACACTCTCGAAAAGGCCATTCATTCTGCTTTGGCGCAGGCAAACACTCATCGCCACGAACTCGCCACCCTAGAGCACCTTCTCTTGGCGTTGATCGATGAACCAGACGCAGCGAAGGTGATGAACGCCTGTGGTGTGGATTTGGACATCCTGCGATCGACTTTGGTCGAATTCATCGAGGATGAACTGTCTACACTTGTTACAGATGTCGAAGGCTCAGAAGCCGTACCCACGGCCGCCTTCCAACGCGTCATTCAGCGCGCAGCTATTCACGTCCAGTCGTCGGGTCGCACCGAAGTTACCGGCGCGAACGTGCTTGTCGCCATTTTTGCAGAACGTGAAAGCAACGCCGCTTTCTTCCTGCAAGAGCAAGACATGACGCGCTACGACGCGGTCAATTTCATTGCCCATGGCGTCGCAAAAGATCCCAACTTCGGAGAGGCCCGCCCCATCACAGGTGCGACAGACTTTGATGAAGACGCTGCATCCGACGCGAATGAAGTGGAGAGTGACGGCAAGGAATCCGCGCTGGCCAAATACTGTGTCGACTTGAACGCCAAATCCATGAAAGGCGACGTGGACCCGCTGATTGGTCGTGCCGAAGAGGTTGAACGCTGCATTCAAGTGCTGTGCCGCCGTCGCAAGAACAACCCGCTTCTGGTGGGCGATCCCGGTGTGGGAAAAACGGCCATCGCCGAAGGTCTGGCCCATAAAATCGTTGCTGGTGAGACACCTGATGTCTTGGCTGGGGCAACGATCTATTCACTCGACATGGGCGCCTTGCTGGCAGGAACACGTTATCGCGGCGACTTCGAGGAACGGCTGAAGGCCGTTATGACCGAGATGGAAGAACATCCCGATGCAGTTCTGTTCATCGACGAAATTCACACAGTTATCGGTGCCGGTGCAACATCGGGCGGCGCAATGGACGCGTCCAACCTTCTGAAGCCTGCCCTTCAGGGCGGCAAGCTGCGCTGCATGGGCTCAACCACGTACAAAGAGTTCCGTCAGCATTTCGAAAAAGACCGCGCCCTGTCGCGTCGTTTCCAGAAAATTGACGTGAATGAGCCATCGGTCGATGACGCGATCAAGATCCTCAAGGGGCTGAAACCCTATTTCGAGGAGCATCACGACATCAAATACACCACCGACGCGATCAAGTCGGCGGTGGAGCTGTCCGCCCGCTATATCCACGATCGCAAGCTGCCAGATAAGGCGATCGATGTGATCGACGAAGCAGGCGCCGCGCAGCATCTGGTGTCCGAAAGCAAACGCCGCAAAACAATCGGTGCAAAGGAAATCGAAGCCGTCGTGGCTAAGATTGCCCGTATCCCGCCGAAAAACGTTTCCAAAGACGACGCGGCAGTGCTGAAAGATCTGGAGAAAGCGCTCAAACGCGTGGTCTTCGGTCAGGATGCTGCGATCGAGGCGCTATCTTCGGCGATCAAGCTGGCCCGTGCGGGACTGCGCGAACCGGAGAAACCCATCGGCAACTACCTGTTCGCAGGCCCAACCGGTGTCGGTAAAACCGAGGTCGCCAAACAGTTGGCCAGCACTCTGGGTGTGGAGCTTCTGCGTTTCGACATGTCTGAATACATGGAAAAGCACGCGGTCTCCCGACTGATCGGCGCGCCTCCCGGCTATGTCGGGTTTGACCAAGGTGGCATGCTGACCGACCAAGTGGACCAGCACCCACACTGTGTGCTGCTGCTTGACGAGATGGAGAAAGCCCACCCGGACGTCTACAACATCCTCTTGCAGGTGATGGATAACGGCAAGCTGACCGACCATAACGGCCGGACAGTGGACTTCCGAAACGTGATCTTGATCATGACTTCTAACGCGGGTGCCATGGAGATGTCCAAATCGGCCATCGGATTTGGCCGTGATCGCCGCGAAGGTGAGGACACCGCAGCAATCGAGCGGACGTTCACACCGGAATTCCGCAACCGTTTGGACGCTGTGATCAGCTTCGCCCCACTTGGCAAACAGATCATCACACGTGTGGTTGAGAAATTCGTGCTGCAACTCGAAGCGCAGCTGATGGATCGCAACGTGACGATCGAGCTGACTCCAGCCGCGGCCGAATGGCTCGGCGACAAGGGTTACGACGACAAGATGGGGGCACGTCCGCTGGGCCGCGTCATCCAGGAGCACATCAAGAAGCCACTGGCCGAGGAATTGCTGTTCGGCAAACTTGCCAAAGGCGGTGTGGTCAAGGTCGGCGTCAAGAAGGGTAAGATCGATCTCACGATCCTCGAACCCGAAGCTGCACGGATCACGTCCAAGAAGAAGCCACCGCTGCTCACCGCTGAGTAA
- a CDS encoding M23 family metallopeptidase → MRTPLLALSLIAFAAPVAAKDPLFSLPIDCDLGETCFIQNYVDVDPSEAHLDAFCGPLSYDGHKGTDIRLISLADMEAGVAVLAAAPGTVRAIRDGMADIASSAPNAPDLGGKDCGNGLVIDHGGGWETQYCHMKEGSVSVAKGQRVAKGTPLGEVGLSGRTEFPHIHMSIRQDGEVIDPFALDATPGKCNASKKTLWEDPIPYQPGGLLDAGFAGNVPDFAQIKAGMDDPAALSPEVAGLVLWGYAFGTQTGDVMEFNIKGPDGWRHDQLVEFRKNQAQLFRASGRKQPEGGWPNGAYIGTVTLSRGDIVLGQQTLSVTISQ, encoded by the coding sequence ATGCGCACGCCTCTTTTGGCTTTGTCATTGATCGCTTTCGCGGCCCCCGTGGCCGCGAAAGATCCATTATTCTCACTGCCCATTGATTGCGATCTGGGCGAGACCTGTTTCATCCAAAATTACGTTGATGTTGATCCGTCTGAGGCGCATCTTGATGCGTTCTGCGGCCCCCTCAGCTATGACGGCCACAAAGGCACCGACATTCGCCTGATCTCGCTGGCGGATATGGAGGCCGGGGTCGCCGTCCTCGCCGCGGCCCCCGGCACCGTCCGCGCCATCCGCGACGGCATGGCCGACATCGCCTCCAGCGCCCCGAATGCCCCCGACTTAGGCGGCAAAGACTGCGGCAACGGTCTCGTGATTGACCATGGCGGCGGCTGGGAAACCCAGTATTGCCACATGAAAGAAGGCTCTGTTTCCGTCGCCAAAGGCCAGCGCGTCGCTAAGGGCACGCCCTTGGGCGAGGTCGGCTTGAGCGGGCGCACAGAGTTCCCCCATATCCACATGTCGATCCGCCAAGACGGCGAGGTCATCGACCCCTTCGCGCTTGACGCCACTCCGGGCAAATGCAATGCGTCCAAAAAGACACTCTGGGAAGACCCGATCCCCTATCAGCCCGGCGGCTTGCTGGACGCGGGCTTCGCCGGAAACGTGCCGGATTTCGCCCAAATCAAGGCCGGTATGGACGACCCCGCCGCCCTTAGCCCCGAAGTGGCGGGCCTGGTCCTTTGGGGCTACGCCTTCGGCACTCAAACGGGCGACGTGATGGAATTCAACATCAAAGGCCCAGATGGTTGGCGGCATGACCAGTTGGTTGAGTTCCGCAAGAACCAAGCCCAGTTGTTCCGCGCCTCTGGCCGAAAGCAGCCAGAAGGTGGCTGGCCAAACGGCGCATATATTGGCACCGTCACACTGTCGCGCGGCGACATTGTTTTGGGTCAGCAAACTCTGAGCGTCACTATTTCTCAGTGA
- a CDS encoding peptidoglycan -binding protein, which translates to MALSRRNGQRFEANIWPGFVDAMTALLLVLVFVLSIFMIVQFMLSETITTQDSELDQLTGEVASLAQALGLEQQRNFGLEEDITKLDAEKAQQAALIASLSSQNQSQAGRIASFEEQVAGLLRDREGLQGQVAALSGDLEASETRVAGLSARIEDIEAGLALEISEKEAAQLALASARQEISESEETARLAAARREALEALVADLETQTNEQAEAISAAAAAKLVDAAAAQALRDRLQNADAELTAMTLALEAQRKDAEDTLTLLAAARAAEKTLQEELLSVKASEESLDDKLAAALAAQVQASANLEASTAAEDALRAELAAALTAQAETGASLAQTQADQEELRRQLVAALAAKVAAEAGTGEALSEAEQRAALLAAARTELADEKAISLESQRRVEALNQQVAALRSQLGSLQSILDETDARREASDVQVQNLGSELNSALALVASEQRARAKLEEAERVRLEAEAKELKNYRSEFFGQLRALLGNQDGIRIEGDRFVFSSEVLFQPGQAVLSQAGRGEVAKVAAILSRVAGDIPDTLDWVIRVDGHTDNVPLSGFGQFKDNWELSQARALSVVRYMSTELGIPPDRLAANGFGEYQPINSEDTTEARAQNRRIELKLTEK; encoded by the coding sequence ATGGCGCTGTCTCGTCGCAACGGCCAAAGGTTCGAGGCCAACATCTGGCCAGGGTTCGTTGATGCAATGACCGCACTGCTTTTGGTGTTGGTGTTCGTTCTGTCGATTTTCATGATCGTGCAATTCATGCTGAGCGAAACCATCACCACGCAAGACAGCGAACTGGATCAGCTTACGGGTGAGGTCGCCTCTTTGGCGCAGGCATTGGGGTTGGAGCAACAACGCAATTTCGGACTTGAAGAAGACATCACCAAGCTGGATGCCGAGAAGGCGCAGCAAGCCGCATTGATCGCTTCTCTGTCGTCGCAGAACCAATCGCAGGCCGGGCGGATCGCCAGTTTTGAGGAACAGGTGGCAGGGCTCTTGCGCGACCGCGAAGGGCTTCAAGGCCAAGTGGCAGCGCTTTCCGGTGACTTGGAAGCATCGGAAACTCGGGTTGCCGGACTTAGCGCGCGGATCGAAGATATTGAGGCAGGCTTGGCCCTTGAGATTTCCGAGAAAGAAGCTGCGCAATTGGCGTTGGCCTCCGCCCGTCAGGAAATAAGCGAAAGTGAAGAAACGGCGCGCTTGGCGGCAGCACGACGCGAAGCGTTGGAAGCATTGGTCGCGGATTTGGAAACACAAACCAACGAGCAGGCCGAAGCCATCAGCGCCGCCGCAGCCGCAAAGCTGGTCGATGCTGCTGCGGCTCAAGCCTTACGTGACCGCCTGCAAAATGCGGATGCCGAATTGACCGCGATGACCTTGGCCTTGGAGGCCCAACGCAAAGACGCTGAAGACACGCTCACGCTTCTGGCCGCCGCGCGCGCCGCAGAAAAAACGCTTCAGGAGGAGCTTTTGTCCGTGAAGGCATCCGAGGAAAGCCTTGATGACAAGCTTGCGGCAGCGTTGGCGGCTCAGGTGCAAGCCAGCGCTAACCTAGAGGCCTCAACCGCCGCTGAGGATGCGTTGCGGGCAGAACTCGCTGCCGCTTTGACGGCGCAGGCCGAAACGGGCGCCAGTCTGGCGCAAACCCAAGCGGATCAAGAAGAGTTGCGTCGCCAACTCGTCGCGGCCCTCGCGGCCAAGGTCGCGGCAGAAGCAGGTACGGGGGAGGCACTGAGCGAGGCCGAACAGCGCGCGGCGCTTCTGGCTGCGGCCCGCACCGAGCTTGCGGACGAGAAGGCGATCAGCCTCGAAAGCCAACGCCGCGTCGAGGCACTGAACCAACAGGTGGCAGCTTTGCGGTCCCAGTTGGGATCGTTGCAATCCATCCTTGATGAAACCGATGCGCGTCGTGAAGCGTCCGACGTTCAGGTGCAAAATCTCGGATCCGAGTTGAATTCGGCCTTGGCTTTGGTCGCCTCGGAACAGCGCGCGCGCGCGAAGCTGGAAGAAGCAGAACGGGTGCGGCTGGAAGCAGAAGCCAAAGAGCTAAAAAACTATCGCTCCGAATTCTTCGGCCAATTGCGCGCGTTGCTGGGCAATCAGGACGGAATTCGCATTGAAGGCGACCGCTTCGTCTTCTCGTCGGAAGTCCTGTTTCAACCGGGACAAGCGGTCTTATCGCAGGCGGGCAGGGGCGAAGTCGCCAAGGTGGCCGCGATCCTGTCACGCGTTGCAGGCGACATACCGGACACGCTGGACTGGGTGATCCGTGTCGATGGCCACACAGACAACGTTCCATTGTCTGGATTTGGGCAGTTCAAGGACAACTGGGAGCTGAGCCAAGCCCGAGCACTGTCTGTCGTTCGCTATATGAGCACTGAACTCGGTATCCCGCCAGACCGGCTGGCGGCGAACGGTTTCGGTGAATACCAGCCGATCAATTCTGAGGACACGACTGAGGCGCGGGCGCAAAACCGCCGGATCGAATTGAAACTCACTGAGAAATAG